The sequence GACATCGGCGGCACCACCACCGACATCGGAATGATCCGCAACGGCCACGTCCGCATCCTCGACCAGGGCGCCAAGGTCAGCGACTTCCAGACCCACGTGAAGGCCATCGACATCCGAACGGTCGGCCTCGGCGGCGACAGCCGGGTGCGGATCGACCACGAGGGCCGTATTCACGTCGGGCCGCAGCGAGTCCTGCCCCTAAGCTGCCTGACCGCTCGCGAGACGAAAATCATGGAGCGGCTCGAACAGATCCTGGCCGAGCCGGTTCCCAGCCTGCTCTACGACCCAGCCGATTTTTTCCTCCTGCTGCGGTCGCCGACCGGCGAGTTGCCGGACCACGACCGGCGCATTGTCGAGGCCCTGGCCGACGGTCCAATGGATCGGGGCCGGCTGGCCGACCGTCTGGGCCTTAGACACCCGTCGCTGCTGAACCTCGGTGAGTTGGAAGAGCACGGCCACGTGCTGCAAAGCTGCCTGACCCCGACCGACACCTTGATCGCCCTTGGCCGGCTGGACCTCTGGGACCGCCGGGCAGCCCGCGTCGGCCTGGAGCTCTCGGCCCGGCGACTCGGCCTCGGACCGGACGCGCTGGCCGAAAGGATCCTGCAGGAAGTCCACCTTCGCCTGGGAAGCGAGGTGCTTCTGGCCGGCTGCCTGGCCGAAACGGACGGGCGCGACGGGGCCTTCCACGCCTTCGAACAGGGACCGCGTCTGGGCCGGTTCATCGAGTCGGTTCTGCGCCGCAAGCTCCTCGACCAGGACGGAGCGGTGGTGGCCGTCGATCTGGCTCTCCGCCGACCCGTGGTCCTGGTCGGCGCTCCAGCCGAAAGCTGCCTCCAGCCCCTCCGCCAACTCCTGGGCGAGCAGGTCCGCACCGTCGAGCACGGCGAGGTCGCCAACGCGGTCGGTGCGGTGGTCGGACGCGTGGTCATCCGCCTGACCGGCGAGATCACCGTCGACGAAGATGAGCGCTACCACGTCCACGTGGCCGAAGGACGCTTCGAGTTCGAGGACCTGGCCGCCGCCAAGGACTTCGCCCGAGAGCACCTTCGCCGACAGGCGCTGGCGGAACTGGCCCGCGCGGGCGGACGCAACGGACAGGTCGAAGTCGATCTGGACGACCATTTCGGCGAGGTCGCTGGCACCGCGAGCCTGCAGCGGATATACTTGCGGACGGCCCTGGCGGCCCAGGCCACCGGTCGGCCCGCGGCGACCGTGGAGCAAAGATAGCAGCAAACCTACTCGTGTAGAAAGACGGCAATGGCGATCGTATACGTTCTGATCGGTTATCTGGCCTTCAATACGATGATCTGGCTGGTTCGGCATCTGGCCATCACCAAGGCCAAGCGCCAGGCGATGGCCCTCTCCAGCGCCTATCCCCTGGATCGGCAGGCCTCGACGCCCAAGGTCTCCATGCTCGTGGCGGCCCGAAACGAATCGGCCAACATCGAGCGCTGCCTCCGCTCGCTGCTGGCCCAGAACTACCCGAACCTGGAGATCATCGCGATCAACGACCGCAGCGACGACGACACCGGGCAGATCATCGATCGGGTCGCCGCCGAGTCGCAGGGCCGCCTCACGGCGGTCCACGTCCAGGAGGTTTTAGCCGGCTGGCTCGGTAAACCCAACGCCATGCGCACCGGCATGAAACACGCCACCGGCGAACTGCTGTGCTTCACCGACGCCGACTGCAACTTCATCTGCCCCGACACCATCGGCATTGCCGTCCAGTACGCCCGCGAGCACAACGTCGATCTGTTCTCCGTCCTGCCCGTGCTCGAGACCTCCAGCTTCTGGGAGCACGTGCTTCAGCCGGTCTGCAGCGCGGTCATGATGGTCTGGTTCCGGCCCGAGCGGGTCAATAACCCGCGAGACCCGCGTGCCTACGCCAACGGGGCGTTCATGCTCTTTACTCGCGAATGCTACGATGCGATCGGCGGCCACGAATCGGCCCGCGGCAACGTCAACGAGGATATGGTCTTCGCCCGCCTGGTCAAGGCCAAGGGCCTGCGGCTCAACGTCGTCCAGAACGCCGACCTGTACCGGACGCGGATGTACGAGAATTTCCGCGCCACCTATCGCGGATGGAGCCGCATCTTCTACGGCTGCTTCGCCAAACTCGGACTGGTCATCGCCGCCGCCGCGATGGTCCTCTTGATGAGCATACTGCCCTACCTGATCTTCGTCGGCGCAGCGGCCGCCGCCGCCGTGCAAGGGTCGGAGTTCTCCACGCTCGGCTGGTGGGTGCTCGGGCTGTCCGCCGCCGCGATCGTGGCCCAGATGTCGGTTCTCACGCGATTCTATCGTCTGACCGGGCTCGCCTGGACGCGCGCCCTCTCCTACCCGATTGGCGCGGTCGTGGTCGTCTTCATGCTCATCAGCGCCGCCCGCAAATTCTTCGGCAGCAGCATCGACTGGCGCGGCCGCCAAATCGCCACCGGCCGCTCCGCCGCGTAAACGGCCAACGAAGCGGAGCGATCGTCAACTGACCGGAATGCCCGCTGCGTAGGTCGCGATCGCCTTGTCGATCTGCGCCAGTTCGCTCTGGGTCAACACCACGCCGCCCGCCTCCGCGTTCTCCCGCGCCTGTTCGTGGTTTCGCGCACCGACCAGCACGTGCGTGAGGCCCGGCTGGGCCAGCGTCCAGGCCAGCACCGCCTGCGAGACGGTCAGCTTCCGATCCGCCGCGATCGGCTTGATCGCCTTGAGCATCTCAGCGACCTTGCCGCGGCTCTCCCGGCTGAACATCGCCAGCGACTGGCGGTGGTCGTCGCCCCTGAACTCGTGATCCGGACCCATCTTTCCCGTCAGAAGGCCCTTGGCCAGCGGCGAGTAGGCCAGCATGGCGATCGCATGTTCGTGACAGTACGGCAGCAGCGCCTCTTCGATATGCCGGTCGAGCATGTTGTACTGCTCCTGGTCGCAGTCGACCGCGCCGAGCCGGCGGTACTCCTCGATCTGATCCACCGTCGCGTTGCTGACCCCGATCGCCGCGATCTTGCCCTCGCACTTTAAGTCCAGCAGCGCCGCCATCGTCTCTTCGATCGGCGTACTCGCGTCCTGCCAGTGCGTCTGGTACAGGTCGATGTAGTCCGTCTTCAGCCGCCGCAGGCTCTGCTCGATTTCATAACGGATCGACTCGGGCCCCAGGTACTTGTGCACCTTCTTGTCGTACTCGTCGAAGAAGTACTCGCCCTGATCGACGTGCCAGACCAGGCCGCACTTGGTCGCGATGATGACCCGATCGCGCCGGCCCGCCACCGCCTTGCCGACCAGTTCCTCAGCCCGGCCCAATCCATAGGCCGGAGCCGTGTCGATCAGGTTCACGCCTTCATCCAATGCGGTCTCGATCGCCTCCAGGGCGTCCTGTTCCTCCGTTCCACCCCACATCCATCCGCCGATGGCCCACGTGCCGAGGGCCACCACCGACGCCTCGATCCCCGATTGTCCCAACGGCCGGTACTGCATGATGAACCCTCCCATTCAGGTCGGTTGACGCCGCCCATGATACCGCCGCCGGTTCGTCCGGTCAACGCATCAGAGCGGTTCGGCTTCGCCGCTTGACAGAGGGTGCGCGGGGCCATTATCATCCAGTCGTCTGGACCGTTGCGGGAAATCGTCTCGGGAGGACACGATCATGGTCACCGCCGTTTTCGCGTGGATGCTTCTGATGGGTGTCGCGCAGACCGAGTTGACCACCGCGCCGGCGGTCGAATCCGAGCCGGGCGTTGGCGAAATCGAGATGACGGTGGGACCCGATGAGGAACTGGTGTTCTTTCCCACCTACGGCTATCGCGACGACGACGGCTGGACGATCAACCTCCACGGCTGGGTCTACGAGATGGAGGCCGACTCGACGGTTCGCCGGCTGCTGCTCGCCGCCCTGCGCGAGGCGCTCGACGTCGAGGACTACGCACCGGGCCTGCGGACGTTCAACGAGCGGGCGGCCCTGTTCCTGGTCGACAGCGAGCGCGACGAAGTGGTCTCGATCCGTGTGGGCGAGAAGGTCTACACGCTGCTGGAGTCCGGCACCGACGGCCACATCCGCGACCGCGTTCATATCTCGGACAGGCGGGCCAAACGTCTGTTCAAACGGCAGGAGTCGCCAGACCGCTGGCTCCGCTACCAAGCGGCCGGCCTGCCTCAGGATGCACCGACCGTCGAAGGCCACGTGCTGCTGATCGAACCCGAGGGAATCTCGGTGATCTCCGACATCGACGACACCATCCGCCGCAGCAACGTCGGCGACATCAAGAAGCTGCTGATCGGCACCTTCATGATGCCGTTCGAACCGGTTGCCGGCATGGCCGAGCTCTACCAGCGGTGGGCCGAGCAGGGCGCCGTCTTCCACTACGTCTCCGAGAGCCCGTGGCAGCTCCACCGGCTCTTGCGCGACTTCCTAGCCGACCACGGATTCCCCAAAGGCACGATGCACCTGCGGGTCGTGCGACTGAGTCCGTTCGATCTCGAGGACCTGCTCGCCGACGATGATGAAGAGAAGGCCAAAACATCCCGCATCGAGCGAATTCTGCGGGACTTTCCGAAACGGCGCTTCATCCTCGTGGGCGACGACACGCAGCACGATCCCGAGATCTACGGTCGGTTCGCCCGCCAATACGGCGACCGGATCGCCAAAATCTACATCCGCCAGGTCATCGAGGACGATGCCGGGTCATCCCGCATGAAGGCCGCGTTCGAGGACGTGCCGTCCGGCAAGATCGAGTTCTTCACGGCGCCGGACCAGATCAAACCTCTGGAGTGGCGTTCGCCCACTGGGCCAGAAGGGTCCTGACCACCGTGCCCGCGGCGTCAGGCTTTGCCAGCCGGCGCACGTTCTCACGCATCGCCGCCAGCCTCGCCCCATCATCCAGCAGACGATCGATCTTCCAGCCCAGCACCGGCAGGTTGTTGCACCGGATCGCGCAGCCCTGCTCCAGCAGGTGATCGGCGTTCCGCTCCTCCTGGCCGGGGATCGGATTGACGATCACCATCACCAGACCCCGGGCGAGCGCCTCCGAGGTCGTCAGACCTCCCGGTTTGCCCACCAGCAGATCCGATGCCGCCATGTACCGGTCCATCTCGCGGGTGTAGCCGATGGGCTTGAGTTGCACCGGTCCATTGCCCGCGTCACGCGCCCGCTGCTCCAGCCGCGCCCGCAGCTCATCGTTGCGCCCGCAGATCGCCACCACCTGCGCCTCGTGCCGCAGTTCCCCAAGCGAACTGATCAGATTCTCCATCGGCCCAACCCCAAAGCCTCCGGCTGACAGCAGGATCGTCGTCCGCCCGCGGTCCAGGCCCAACTCCTCCCGCGTCGTCTCCTTGTCCACGGTCTCGGCGAAAACCGGATCAACGGGGATTCCCGACACCGTCACCGTTCCGGGGTCGATCCCGAGGCGCTCCAGGTGAACCTTCGTTTCCTCCAGGGCGACAAAATACCGCTGACAACCGCGGCACAGCCACATCGCGTGAATATCGAAGTCCGTCACCACCAACGCCAGCGGGCAGTGCAGACGCTGGCGATCCTTGAGGTACGTGATGATCTCGGCGGGCAGAAAGTGGGTGCACACCGCTATGTCCGGCCTGTACTCCTCGATCATCTTCACGAACGGCCGCGTGTTGAGCTTGTTCATCGCCCGCAGCGCCGGTTCGTCCTTCCACGGCTTGTCCAGATAATCGTACAGCCATCCCAGCAGCTCGGGTGAACGGTTGACCAGGTCGATGTACGCTTTGGAGTATATGTCCCGGAACACCTTGGTCGTATACTCCAGCGTGTCCACGTGACGCACCCGACGCGCCGCGCCCCGCCTGATGAACGCCTTCTCCAGCGCCTCCGCCGCCCGGATGTGGCCCGCTCCCGCCGACGCGGAGAGAATAAGCACGTTCTCGAACATACGCCGCTCCTCCAGGAAATTCGCCGCCACTCCATTCTAGCCGCAGGTCCGACCGGCACAAGCCTGTGCGCCAGGGCGTTTTGCCTTGCCTCGACCCAACTGCGACCATAGAATCTTGATGAAGCAGGAAACTTCCTCGATTGACAGATGAACGGGAGGAGGGCCCCGATGCCCAACGTTGCCGTCGTGCTTTCCGGATGCGGCCGGCTGGACGGTTCCGAAATCACCGAATCGATCTGCACCATTCTGGCCCTCGCCCAGAACGGGGCCGAGCCGGTGTTCTTCGCGCCCAACATCCCGCAGGCCGAAGTCGTCAACCATCTCGAACAGGCCCCGCTGGCCGGCGAAGTCCGCAACGTCCTGCTCGAATCCGCCCGGATCGCCCGCGGCCACATCGCCGACCTGGCGGTCGCGCGGGCCGACCGTCTCGACGCCGTCATCTTTCCCGGCGGCCAGGGCGCAGCGAGCAACCTGTGCACCTTCATGACCGACGGACCCGCCTGCCGCGTCAATGACCACGTGGCCCGCATCAT is a genomic window of Phycisphaerae bacterium containing:
- a CDS encoding DUF2183 domain-containing protein, which translates into the protein MVTAVFAWMLLMGVAQTELTTAPAVESEPGVGEIEMTVGPDEELVFFPTYGYRDDDGWTINLHGWVYEMEADSTVRRLLLAALREALDVEDYAPGLRTFNERAALFLVDSERDEVVSIRVGEKVYTLLESGTDGHIRDRVHISDRRAKRLFKRQESPDRWLRYQAAGLPQDAPTVEGHVLLIEPEGISVISDIDDTIRRSNVGDIKKLLIGTFMMPFEPVAGMAELYQRWAEQGAVFHYVSESPWQLHRLLRDFLADHGFPKGTMHLRVVRLSPFDLEDLLADDDEEKAKTSRIERILRDFPKRRFILVGDDTQHDPEIYGRFARQYGDRIAKIYIRQVIEDDAGSSRMKAAFEDVPSGKIEFFTAPDQIKPLEWRSPTGPEGS
- a CDS encoding glycosyltransferase, whose product is MFENVLILSASAGAGHIRAAEALEKAFIRRGAARRVRHVDTLEYTTKVFRDIYSKAYIDLVNRSPELLGWLYDYLDKPWKDEPALRAMNKLNTRPFVKMIEEYRPDIAVCTHFLPAEIITYLKDRQRLHCPLALVVTDFDIHAMWLCRGCQRYFVALEETKVHLERLGIDPGTVTVSGIPVDPVFAETVDKETTREELGLDRGRTTILLSAGGFGVGPMENLISSLGELRHEAQVVAICGRNDELRARLEQRARDAGNGPVQLKPIGYTREMDRYMAASDLLVGKPGGLTTSEALARGLVMVIVNPIPGQEERNADHLLEQGCAIRCNNLPVLGWKIDRLLDDGARLAAMRENVRRLAKPDAAGTVVRTLLAQWANATPEV
- a CDS encoding aldo/keto reductase; its protein translation is MQYRPLGQSGIEASVVALGTWAIGGWMWGGTEEQDALEAIETALDEGVNLIDTAPAYGLGRAEELVGKAVAGRRDRVIIATKCGLVWHVDQGEYFFDEYDKKVHKYLGPESIRYEIEQSLRRLKTDYIDLYQTHWQDASTPIEETMAALLDLKCEGKIAAIGVSNATVDQIEEYRRLGAVDCDQEQYNMLDRHIEEALLPYCHEHAIAMLAYSPLAKGLLTGKMGPDHEFRGDDHRQSLAMFSRESRGKVAEMLKAIKPIAADRKLTVSQAVLAWTLAQPGLTHVLVGARNHEQARENAEAGGVVLTQSELAQIDKAIATYAAGIPVS
- the elbB gene encoding isoprenoid biosynthesis glyoxalase ElbB; this translates as MPNVAVVLSGCGRLDGSEITESICTILALAQNGAEPVFFAPNIPQAEVVNHLEQAPLAGEVRNVLLESARIARGHIADLAVARADRLDAVIFPGGQGAASNLCTFMTDGPACRVNDHVARIITEMHELGKPIGAICIAPVLVARVLGGNGIPVRVTIGNEKAVAQAIDAMGAVHVECPVDDCLVDVDHKVVTTPAYMLAKSASQVHTGIAKLVVEVLRFL
- a CDS encoding glycosyltransferase, yielding MAIVYVLIGYLAFNTMIWLVRHLAITKAKRQAMALSSAYPLDRQASTPKVSMLVAARNESANIERCLRSLLAQNYPNLEIIAINDRSDDDTGQIIDRVAAESQGRLTAVHVQEVLAGWLGKPNAMRTGMKHATGELLCFTDADCNFICPDTIGIAVQYAREHNVDLFSVLPVLETSSFWEHVLQPVCSAVMMVWFRPERVNNPRDPRAYANGAFMLFTRECYDAIGGHESARGNVNEDMVFARLVKAKGLRLNVVQNADLYRTRMYENFRATYRGWSRIFYGCFAKLGLVIAAAAMVLLMSILPYLIFVGAAAAAAVQGSEFSTLGWWVLGLSAAAIVAQMSVLTRFYRLTGLAWTRALSYPIGAVVVVFMLISAARKFFGSSIDWRGRQIATGRSAA